A stretch of DNA from Babesia bovis T2Bo chromosome 2, whole genome shotgun sequence:
CTTAGTCTCACAACTTAGAAATAATTGCTAACTTTTATGCAGTTGTGGTCATGGCAATATGGACTTACTGGACGCATTATAACCTTTAGTAGCCCTTATCCAGTGTACTACTGGCTATTGGCATTCATCAACTTGCTGCTGTATTATAAGATGTACGCCACCATGGGACAAATGACGCCGCTGCAAGCGTCAATAGTAGATATATGGATATTAGGGTGGTTAATGAACCAGTGCTTCTGGTTCATCACATTCGCAAGTGATCCCGGAAAGGCAAGAAAGACGCCGGTAATATCACAATTACACAGAACATCAGCTGATTTCGAAAGTGATATGATGAAGGATGGGCCAATGCTAGGAGGTCCCTGTGAAAGACAGATGCATCTTTTACAAAAACAACAGGAACTTATCAACTTCGAATTGTACCGCATTAACTGTGATACTTTCAGACGCAACCTATGGATGCCACACGAAGATTTTGAAGGTGAATTGAGTGAACCTTTGGATCCATACGGTTACTCCAGTGACGATGGACTGGCACAGAGAATGCAAGTATGTAAAGAAGAAAGCCAACTACTACAAACTGATATGCACGCCCTGTATCCACAGGTTGGAGTAGAAAGAAGAGATCACTGTGTATTTGGATACGCAGACGCGGTTATGGGTAACGCCAAGGATCATGGTATCGGAGTGGTGTGTATCACGTGTAATATGATCAGAGCGCCCAGAACACATCACTGCGGTAGCTGTGGAGTTTGTATAGTAAGACAGGACCACCATTGCGCATGGGTAGACAATTGCGTAGGGAAAGGTAACCAAAGATCCTTCTGTGTATTTATCGCCAGTATTTTCATCAGCCTCTGCCATACGTACTATGTCCTATACCTACACTTCGCCAAGGAAATCGCTACATTGAAGTTTGACTGGATATGGGATTGCTTCAACATATTGTTCGGCGTTGTTGGCAACGCAGCGTGGTTGATATTCGTAGGATACCTGTCACTCAGAATGGTGAGAAACATGACCACGGACGTAACGTTCTACGAATTCCTGAGGAAACCAGAATACATTAGAAAACGATTCAAAGGCCAGGTGCAGGGCTCCTGGTGGGATCTAAACGGATTGACTCCACTTAAAATAATCGCAAATTGTGGTGACTTCTGGCTACCCAAATAACAACGCCACACCAATAGTAAAACTGATAAGACACCActgaatatataatttttaATATGAAAAACGATTATTAATACTGAATTTACGGAATGTGTATACCAATGACATAAAATGATAGGTGAACGCTACCATAGTGGCGTTGATAGGGAGTTCACACATACCAAACCAAAAGTATACTTCCCACCGATTCTATCCCTGGTACATGTTCCAAGAGGTACATCTAGTGAACTGGAACACCAGCTAAGGCGTAATTGGCACACATATAGCCCAATCGTCAAAGAGAGTATTATATTGCAAGATGTAATCAACATACTATGTGGCTCCGAAGGAGCTTTGTTCCATATAGAAACTGGGACATATAAAGTCGAATGTAGCACATTCGTCGATCGCAGTAAGTTGAAATTGAGACCTATGATAATTACATAGAAAATGATGGAACTCTGTGTTTGATGGCAGAGGAAATACTGATGTTGGCAAAAATGCAACATCAGGTACAAGAATTTGTTAGAGATAACGAACGCGGTCTAGTCACACTAAGCTTATGCGAAGTGATGAATGTACTGCTACAGGAATTGCAAAGTCGTATCGCACAGTTCGAAGAATCGCAATGTAAAATGGGAACTGGCCTGCAAAAATTTAAACTATACCTCAAACCAGCATTACACACATTCGAATTGCTTACAATGGTCATAAATAATGCTAATCTGAAAGGTGCGAAGCTGCTCAATACACTTTACACAACATGTCAAATGTTCGGTGTGGGAGATGCCAGACGAAGCCTCGCCAACCACCTTCTAAAACAGACAATGGAAGCATATTGCTACTTAATAGACCAATGGCTCAATTATGGTCAACTATATGACCCATACCAGGAGTTCTTCATTGTGGAAACCGGACAACAAAATGTGCCCGAATCGGTAACATATCAAATCGACTGGGATCGAGTTCCCGTTATGCTTGAAGATATCGCAGAGAAGATACTGCAAACCGGGATATATGTACGTATATTGTTAGGTTCAAAGAATAGAGCTGTATCTGAACCTAACCCGGTACATTATACTACAATGGAAGAACTAAAGGAAACCATTGGTGCTATCCACCAAATTGCATCAGACAATTTGATGAAATATCTAGTTTTAGAGAAGAATTTAATGGATGTTTTTGAGTCGTTGCATGCATTTTTCCTCATGGCTCGTTCGGATTATCTATGTAATCTATTAGCAGAAGGGCAGCACCGTAACTTGAATGAAGCCTTTAGCCTCAACTTCCACGAAGCATTGGAACAATCCACTCTGAGGAATGATCCCAACAAACACTTGTTTTCATTGGATATCGATGACAAGGCTATGCCAGGATTGCGCATAAATAAATGTGACAACCTTGCAAAAATAGTCACCATGAAATTTAGAGTGGAGTGGCCACTACACATGTTTGTTACCAAAAGCACATTGGAGAACTATCAAACAATGTTCAAGTTCTTATTACAACTCAAGCAAGCTGAACGGGACCTGTCTAACATATGGCTAATGCACATGAAATGGAAACGCTTGGCATTCACACCAAACGCACAGATAAGGCTGAATTTCGTCTTCGTTAACATCCAACGCATGCTGTTCCTATGTAGAAATGTTGCATACCTATCGACCATAGAGGTTACCGAACGAAAtttcaatatattgatgCAAACATATGAAAAGCATATGCAAAATAACAACGCAAATCAATCAGTATGCTTTGTGATAGAACAACAGAAGAATTTCGTGGAACAAGTAGTGAAACAAAGTATGGTAAATGATGGTATAGTGGGACCACATATCCATCGTGCAATCTCCCTATGTATTCTGTTTGCAACACAAGTAATCGCATTCCTAGACCAACACCAAATGGACAATAAAGGACAAGAACATGATAACGTAGAACAAACTACCAGATTCGCAAGTGAGTTGCTACATAACCAAGGATATATAGCAATGGTAACCACAGCGGCGACACAATTTGACAAGCATCTGCGCGAACTAGTGGCAATTCTAGAGGCAAATGAAAGCGTTAATAACAGTCTACTGCTTAGACTGAACTATAGTGGCTTCTTCTATTGATGTCTCTTATCACACGAACAGCCCCTGATGTGTCTAGCATTGTAAAAGGCAtagaatatacaaaaaGTAAATCATAAATTTTAAGTAAAAATCTTAAAAAGAAATAGCCACATCAGTAGTGTACATCAAAATTCGAAACATCCTGTAGATAACGCTTGAGAGCTGCAGCAAAACGAGCGATCGCAGCACCGTCAATGTGACGGTGGTCTGCCGTAACACCTAAGCAAGCAATGTCACGAGGAACCAACTCGTCACCAACATAACAAGGAGTCTTACGCGCTGCACCAAATGCCACAATAGTACCCTGACCATCAAACAAACGAGCATTTACGTGAGTGCCACCAATGGCTCCAAGGTTACTCAAAGTAGCTGTACCGCCGCTCATATCACCCGGGGATAGACGCATTTCAGCGGCAAGACGCTGAACACGAGCTAAATCAACCTGTAGCTCCCTAATGGACTTGGATTCCACATTGCGAATTACAGGGACCAATAGACCATGATCAGTGGCAACAGCCACATTGATGTTGTGCTCCTTATAGGCAATGTAGCCATCACCCTTAAACTTAGAGTTCATAATAGGATTTTCACTAAGCGCTAAAGAAAATGCTTTCAATAAA
This window harbors:
- a CDS encoding DHHC zinc finger domain/ankyrin repeat containing protein, giving the protein MTSKGSFNDVSTYVPSSYDALESNDDREPRYQNQRLNNDSHSRYMSLESRMLSAATNKDHATLCAILRPLLDSNDVSQLDSICALHWACYCGHEGLVDSLLTAGCDPHYPDDINLETPIYFAIRGSNVHIVQMLLKRFGTEILCHENRKRLTPFLLAASEFIEENVISTLHMLEFLYLSGVSLEEQDSYGRTALMLASRRGCQFVVQWLLSRGANLAHRDHLGNSVLHHACHSSDLDTLRFLCRHGAIGLIHAKSLAVTSSESSAFGICCVKRRFLQYSVLKLWSWQYGLTGRIITFSSPYPVYYWLLAFINLLLYYKMYATMGQMTPLQASIVDIWILGWLMNQCFWFITFASDPGKARKTPVISQLHRTSADFESDMMKDGPMLGGPCERQMHLLQKQQELINFELYRINCDTFRRNLWMPHEDFEGELSEPLDPYGYSSDDGLAQRMQVCKEESQLLQTDMHALYPQVGVERRDHCVFGYADAVMGNAKDHGIGVVCITCNMIRAPRTHHCGSCGVCIVRQDHHCAWVDNCVGKGNQRSFCVFIASIFISLCHTYYVLYLHFAKEIATLKFDWIWDCFNILFGVVGNAAWLIFVGYLSLRMVRNMTTDVTFYEFLRKPEYIRKRFKGQVQGSWWDLNGLTPLKIIANCGDFWLPK
- a CDS encoding spc97 / spc98 family protein; protein product: MIGERYHSGVDREFTHTKPKVYFPPILSLVHVPRGTSSELEHQLRRNWHTYSPIVKESIILQDVINILCGSEGALFHIETGTYKVECSTFVDRKNDGTLCLMAEEILMLAKMQHQVQEFVRDNERGLVTLSLCEVMNVLLQELQSRIAQFEESQCKMGTGLQKFKLYLKPALHTFELLTMVINNANLKGAKLLNTLYTTCQMFGVGDARRSLANHLLKQTMEAYCYLIDQWLNYGQLYDPYQEFFIVETGQQNVPESVTYQIDWDRVPVMLEDIAEKILQTGIYVRILLGSKNRAVSEPNPVHYTTMEELKETIGAIHQIASDNLMKYLVLEKNLMDVFESLHAFFLMARSDYLCNLLAEGQHRNLNEAFSLNFHEALEQSTLRNDPNKHLFSLDIDDKAMPGLRINKCDNLAKIVTMKFRVEWPLHMFVTKSTLENYQTMFKFLLQLKQAERDLSNIWLMHMKWKRLAFTPNAQIRLNFVFVNIQRMLFLCRNVAYLSTIEVTERNFNILMQTYEKHMQNNNANQSVCFVIEQQKNFVEQVVKQSMVNDGIVGPHIHRAISLCILFATQVIAFLDQHQMDNKGQEHDNVEQTTRFASELLHNQGYIAMVTTAATQFDKHLRELVAILEANESVNNSLLLRLNYSGFFY